Genomic segment of uncultured Desulfobacter sp.:
ATGCACTCCGGCACCAGGTCGGCGCGGTTTTCGTAGTCAGAGCACCTACATTCATCAATGTCCAGCAACCGGCAGGCCACATTGGTGTAGCAGATTTCGCCGGTGTCTTCATCTTCAAGTTTGTGAAGGCAGCATCTGCCGCATCCGTCACACAGCGACTCCCACTCTTCCTGGTTCAACTGGTGAAGGGATTTGGTTTTCCAGAACGGCTGTTTTGAGCCCTTTTTTTTTGTCATAAGCATCCTGCTATTTCACTGAATAGGGTTTTCCCACGCGGCA
This window contains:
- a CDS encoding YcgN family cysteine cluster protein gives rise to the protein MTKKKGSKQPFWKTKSLHQLNQEEWESLCDGCGRCCLHKLEDEDTGEICYTNVACRLLDIDECRCSDYENRADLVPECIQLTVDLIPQYRWLPDTCAYRRLAEGRALPSFHFLVSGNPEAVHESGASVQYTAISENDVDSSDLEPYVMD